From a single Bacteroidota bacterium genomic region:
- a CDS encoding transcriptional regulator yields the protein MFKQLDPILHSQLRLAIMSLLMTVEEAEFNYLKEKTDASSGNLSVQIDKLKKAEYITVNKTFRDNYPLTICKKTDKGAKAFAKYVENLKSYLN from the coding sequence GTGTTCAAACAGCTTGATCCCATATTACACTCGCAACTTCGCTTGGCTATTATGTCGTTATTAATGACCGTAGAAGAAGCTGAATTTAATTACCTGAAGGAGAAAACAGATGCTTCTTCAGGTAATTTGAGTGTGCAAATAGATAAACTAAAAAAAGCCGAATACATTACGGTAAACAAAACTTTTAGAGACAACTACCCGCTTACCATTTGCAAAAAAACCGATAAAGGGGCTAAAGCTTTTGCCAAGTATGTAGAAAACCTAAAAAGTTATTTAAATTGA
- the sucC gene encoding ADP-forming succinate--CoA ligase subunit beta, with amino-acid sequence MNIHEYQAKQILKSFGVAVQEGIVAENADEAHAAALKLKDQFGSDFVVVKAQIHAGGRGKGSIIGKEQRGVAVAKNADKAKEITSNLIGGTLVTIQTGPKGKLVSKVLVAQDVYYPGPNEPKEYYMSVMLDRGQSKNIIVYSTEGGMDIEHVAEHTPHLIHKETIDPKVGLQAFQARKIAFNLGCEGEAFKQMVKFVTALYKAYVNSDAAMFEINPVLKTSDDKIIAVDGKVDIDDNALYRHADYAAMRDTAEEDPTEVEAKEFNLNYVKLDGNVGCMVNGAGLAMATMDIIKLSGGEPANFLDVGGSANAKTVEAGFRIILKDPNVKAILINIFGGIVRCDRVAQGVVDAYQSIGNIPVPIIVRLQGTNAEAAKKLIDESGLKVYSAIVLKEAADLVQKAVAGTI; translated from the coding sequence ATGAATATACATGAATATCAAGCCAAACAAATTTTAAAATCGTTTGGCGTTGCTGTGCAAGAAGGCATAGTTGCAGAAAATGCTGATGAAGCCCATGCTGCAGCGTTAAAATTAAAAGACCAGTTTGGTAGTGATTTTGTTGTGGTAAAAGCACAAATTCATGCCGGTGGCCGTGGTAAAGGTAGCATTATAGGAAAAGAGCAACGCGGTGTTGCTGTTGCTAAAAATGCTGATAAAGCCAAAGAAATTACAAGCAACTTAATTGGAGGTACTTTAGTTACTATTCAAACAGGCCCTAAAGGTAAATTAGTAAGCAAAGTTTTAGTAGCGCAAGATGTATATTATCCGGGTCCTAACGAGCCTAAAGAATATTATATGAGTGTAATGCTTGACAGAGGTCAAAGCAAAAACATTATTGTTTACAGTACTGAAGGTGGAATGGATATTGAGCACGTAGCTGAACATACTCCACACTTAATTCATAAAGAAACTATTGACCCTAAAGTAGGTTTACAAGCTTTCCAGGCTCGTAAAATTGCTTTTAACTTAGGTTGCGAAGGTGAAGCTTTTAAACAAATGGTAAAATTTGTTACTGCTTTATACAAAGCTTATGTAAATTCAGATGCAGCTATGTTTGAAATCAATCCTGTTTTAAAAACCAGCGATGATAAAATTATAGCGGTAGATGGTAAAGTTGATATTGACGATAACGCTTTATACCGTCATGCTGATTACGCAGCTATGCGTGATACGGCTGAAGAAGATCCAACAGAAGTAGAAGCTAAAGAATTTAACTTAAACTATGTAAAATTAGACGGCAACGTAGGTTGTATGGTTAATGGTGCAGGTTTAGCTATGGCTACTATGGATATTATTAAATTAAGCGGTGGCGAGCCTGCTAACTTCCTTGATGTTGGAGGTAGCGCTAATGCTAAAACAGTAGAAGCCGGTTTCCGTATTATTTTAAAAGACCCGAACGTAAAAGCTATCTTAATTAATATTTTTGGTGGTATTGTTCGTTGCGACAGAGTTGCACAAGGTGTTGTTGATGCTTACCAGTCAATTGGTAATATTCCGGTACCTATTATAGTACGTTTACAAGGAACAAATGCGGAAGCAGCTAAAAAATTAATTGACGAAAGCGGATTAAAAGTTTACTCTGCTATCGTATTAAAAGAAGCAGCTGATTTAGTTCAGAAAGCAGTAGCAGGAACTATTTAA
- the dapA gene encoding 4-hydroxy-tetrahydrodipicolinate synthase, whose amino-acid sequence MKGTGLALVTPFNDDLSIDFDALSNLIEHVIAGGVEYVVALGTTGETATLSNDEKKAVYAFIQQQVKGRVQCVAGLGGNNTAELTEYIKAFDFTGYDAVLSVSPYYNKPSQEGIYQHFMAVANVSAKPIIIYNVPARTGSNMNAETTLRLANASNKFIAVKEASGNAEQFMDLIHQAPKGFEVLSGDDNLTVPFIAMGMNGVISVIGQAYPKQFSNMVRAALNNDIVTARTLHYELYSSMKSIYLDGNPGGIKALLSLMGICKNIVRLPLTTVNNQAYATIQKVYGEAKL is encoded by the coding sequence ATGAAAGGAACCGGATTAGCCCTTGTAACTCCGTTTAACGATGATTTATCTATTGACTTTGATGCTTTATCAAACCTAATAGAACACGTTATAGCCGGAGGTGTTGAGTATGTTGTAGCGCTTGGAACCACAGGCGAAACAGCTACGCTGAGTAACGATGAAAAAAAGGCAGTATATGCTTTTATTCAACAGCAGGTAAAGGGCAGGGTGCAGTGTGTAGCCGGTTTAGGAGGTAACAATACAGCCGAATTAACGGAGTATATAAAAGCTTTTGATTTTACTGGTTACGATGCCGTATTATCAGTAAGTCCGTATTATAACAAACCAAGCCAGGAAGGTATATACCAACATTTTATGGCGGTGGCCAATGTCAGTGCCAAACCAATTATTATTTACAATGTACCTGCCCGCACGGGCAGCAATATGAACGCAGAAACAACTTTGCGTTTAGCCAATGCCAGCAATAAATTTATAGCCGTAAAGGAAGCCAGTGGCAATGCTGAACAATTTATGGATTTAATACACCAGGCACCTAAAGGCTTTGAAGTATTGAGTGGCGATGATAATTTAACCGTTCCGTTTATAGCTATGGGTATGAACGGAGTTATCTCCGTAATAGGGCAAGCGTATCCAAAACAATTTTCAAACATGGTGCGTGCCGCATTGAACAACGATATTGTAACAGCCCGCACCTTACACTATGAGTTATACAGCAGCATGAAATCTATTTATTTAGATGGAAACCCGGGTGGTATAAAAGCATTGTTAAGCTTAATGGGTATTTGCAAAAATATAGTGCGCCTACCATTAACTACTGTCAATAACCAGGCATATGCTACTATTCAAAAAGTGTATGGCGAAGCTAAACTGTAA
- the hisS gene encoding histidine--tRNA ligase, which yields MKLAVSAFTLPATIMAKEKPGIPKGTRDFGPQEVAKRKYILNTIEQVFIKYGFMPIETPTMENLSTLTGKYGDEGDKLLFKVLNSGEYLDKVTPEILATNNTQLATKLISEKGLRYDLTVPFARYVVMHQNEITFPFKRYQMQPVWRADKPQKGRYREFWQCDADVVGSDSLLNELDLIQIYHEAFSQLHIPYELRFNNRKILAGIAEVVKGIEHLNTIAVAIDKLDKIGTEGVSKELNTLGFTESEINTLFDIIAIKGSNTEMLATLSGKLQASTEGLKGIEELLFILNLNQSTNQDINLKLDFSLARGLSYYTGCIFEVAATEGSLKSSIGGGGRYDNLTGIFGLNGVSGVGISFGLDRIYDVIEELNKFPVALNQSSTKVLVCCFEENDLPQALQTLKQLREANIAAEIYADKVNPKKPLEKPIKYATGKKIPYALLYNSDGSLTLKNLVAGTQENVLLNAAINQISQSV from the coding sequence TTGAAACTTGCTGTAAGTGCCTTTACTTTGCCGGCTACTATTATGGCAAAAGAAAAACCAGGCATTCCTAAAGGTACCCGCGATTTTGGACCTCAGGAGGTTGCTAAAAGAAAATATATATTAAACACCATTGAGCAGGTTTTTATAAAATACGGCTTTATGCCTATTGAAACACCTACCATGGAAAACCTAAGTACCTTAACCGGTAAATATGGCGATGAAGGTGATAAGCTTTTATTTAAAGTATTAAACTCAGGTGAATATTTAGACAAAGTAACGCCTGAAATACTTGCTACCAACAACACACAATTAGCCACTAAACTTATTTCGGAAAAAGGTTTGCGTTATGATTTAACTGTTCCTTTTGCCCGTTACGTGGTAATGCACCAAAACGAAATTACTTTCCCTTTTAAACGCTACCAAATGCAGCCTGTATGGCGTGCAGACAAGCCACAAAAAGGCCGCTACCGCGAGTTTTGGCAGTGCGATGCAGATGTGGTAGGCAGCGATAGCTTATTGAATGAGCTGGATTTAATTCAAATATACCATGAGGCTTTTTCGCAATTACATATTCCTTATGAGTTGCGTTTTAACAACAGGAAAATATTAGCAGGTATAGCTGAAGTAGTAAAAGGTATTGAGCATTTAAATACCATTGCTGTAGCTATTGATAAGCTGGATAAAATAGGAACGGAAGGGGTAAGCAAAGAATTAAATACACTTGGCTTTACGGAAAGCGAAATCAATACTTTGTTTGATATTATTGCCATTAAAGGCAGCAATACTGAAATGCTTGCTACACTTAGTGGTAAATTACAGGCATCAACCGAAGGTTTAAAAGGCATTGAAGAATTGTTATTTATACTTAACCTGAACCAGTCAACCAATCAAGATATAAACCTGAAACTTGACTTTAGTTTAGCACGTGGCCTCTCCTACTACACGGGTTGTATTTTTGAAGTAGCTGCAACTGAAGGCTCTTTAAAAAGTAGCATTGGCGGTGGCGGACGTTATGATAACTTAACGGGTATATTTGGTTTAAATGGCGTTTCGGGTGTAGGTATATCGTTTGGCTTGGATAGAATATATGATGTAATAGAGGAGTTGAATAAATTCCCTGTTGCGTTGAACCAATCAAGCACCAAAGTATTGGTTTGCTGCTTTGAGGAAAACGATTTACCACAAGCATTACAAACTTTAAAACAACTACGCGAAGCAAACATTGCTGCGGAGATATATGCTGATAAAGTAAACCCTAAAAAGCCATTGGAAAAGCCTATTAAATATGCTACAGGTAAAAAAATTCCTTATGCACTTTTATACAATTCGGATGGCAGCTTAACTTTAAAAAATCTAGTGGCAGGTACGCAGGAAAATGTATTGCTTAATGCTGCCATTAATCAAATTAGCCAATCTGTTTAA
- a CDS encoding DUF3298 domain-containing protein, translating into MAKLNCNIVLAIIALVFVAACSQQEPKPFTYSNYTFTETKLPIANDSSRSCSFTTSIPILAGGNPVLVDSVNAFIAQHFFRKSSNSESLQQMVKAEADSFYQSYLRDFEEFNQADFPLTYQYDLKLHVAFHNEKYLTLKNENYDYMGGAHGNYSTLYYVFNRENGKQVRLAELYPDTVKLNSLAQQLFYKQKSIDTATEINDQGYWFEKNKFSLNGNFGLLKDTLVFMFNPYEITSYAEGQTEIKIPLK; encoded by the coding sequence ATGGCGAAGCTAAACTGTAATATAGTTTTAGCCATTATAGCTTTGGTTTTTGTTGCTGCCTGCAGTCAACAGGAACCAAAGCCTTTTACTTACAGTAATTATACTTTTACTGAAACCAAATTACCTATTGCCAACGACAGCTCACGCAGCTGTTCATTTACTACAAGCATTCCCATTTTAGCAGGAGGCAATCCCGTTTTAGTTGATTCTGTGAATGCTTTTATTGCACAACATTTTTTCAGAAAAAGCAGTAATAGCGAAAGCCTGCAACAAATGGTAAAAGCCGAAGCCGATAGTTTTTATCAAAGTTATTTACGCGATTTTGAAGAGTTTAACCAGGCCGATTTTCCATTAACTTACCAGTATGATTTAAAGCTGCATGTAGCTTTCCATAATGAAAAGTACTTAACGCTGAAAAACGAAAACTACGATTATATGGGTGGGGCACATGGTAATTACAGCACCTTGTATTATGTGTTTAACAGGGAAAACGGAAAGCAAGTGCGCCTGGCTGAATTGTACCCTGATACTGTTAAACTAAACAGCCTGGCACAGCAATTATTTTATAAACAAAAAAGCATTGATACCGCTACCGAAATTAATGACCAGGGTTATTGGTTTGAAAAAAATAAATTCAGCTTAAACGGCAACTTTGGCCTGTTAAAAGATACCTTGGTTTTTATGTTCAATCCTTACGAAATAACCAGTTATGCCGAAGGACAAACAGAAATAAAAATTCCACTGAAATAA
- a CDS encoding 2-C-methyl-D-erythritol 4-phosphate cytidylyltransferase — MKKIALIVAGGSGTRMGADVPKQFLLIGNKPVLMHTMEAFHTAKVDEILIVLPSSEFDSWQNLCKQYNFKIPHQVIAGGDARFYSVRNGLDQIDNNSLVAIHDGVRPFITTAIIENSFSTAQAKGNAVVSVPLKDSIRRVDLLSNRSANRNNYYLIQTPQTFQSKLIKEAYAKAEHINFTDDAGVLEENGHAIHLIHGDYKNIKITTPEDLIIAEAFLKQTSTPPDTTSIH, encoded by the coding sequence ATGAAAAAAATAGCATTAATAGTAGCAGGTGGTAGCGGAACCCGTATGGGAGCAGATGTGCCTAAACAATTTTTACTGATAGGTAATAAGCCTGTTTTAATGCATACGATGGAAGCCTTTCATACAGCAAAGGTTGATGAAATATTGATTGTTTTACCCAGCAGTGAATTTGATAGCTGGCAAAACTTATGTAAACAATACAATTTTAAAATTCCGCACCAGGTAATAGCCGGTGGCGATGCCCGTTTTTATTCGGTACGCAACGGGCTTGACCAAATAGATAATAACAGCTTAGTAGCCATACATGATGGGGTAAGGCCCTTTATTACAACCGCTATTATTGAAAACAGTTTTAGTACCGCACAGGCAAAAGGCAATGCAGTAGTCAGTGTGCCTTTAAAGGACTCTATACGCAGGGTTGATTTATTAAGCAACAGAAGTGCAAACAGAAACAATTACTACTTAATACAAACGCCACAAACTTTCCAAAGCAAGCTTATTAAAGAAGCTTATGCAAAGGCTGAACATATTAATTTTACTGACGATGCGGGTGTATTGGAAGAAAACGGGCATGCTATCCATTTAATACATGGTGATTATAAAAATATAAAAATAACTACGCCTGAAGATTTGATTATAGCGGAAGCTTTTTTGAAGCAGACTTCGACTCCGCCTGACACAACATCCATTCATTAA
- a CDS encoding T9SS type A sorting domain-containing protein, with amino-acid sequence MKHLFILLISSFAFGSAVAQQVEPLPNGNFEQWDSIDGYANPRNWYTLNELIVFGFQATTEMTTDAHSGSYAAKLESKDGQSADLSGVICTGPILNASGQPDFSHMKIAFNKRPSALRFFYKTTFNLPDTAVLGYFLTKWNATTQQTDTIGMAQAELFGTFSTYQQAVINFEYFSNATPDSAFFIASSSIDGFNPTVGSTLYLDDMDLLYYAAGVNETTANLNRLTVWPNPTNATIHVSAGEKILNVSIFDMEGKLVYEAKHNDTQYQADLSNLKEGLYILQTEHASSINRTKILVK; translated from the coding sequence ATGAAACACTTATTTATTTTACTAATCAGTTCATTTGCTTTTGGCAGCGCTGTAGCCCAACAAGTAGAACCTTTACCAAACGGAAATTTTGAACAATGGGATTCTATTGACGGTTATGCAAATCCCCGTAATTGGTACACACTTAACGAATTAATTGTTTTCGGTTTCCAGGCCACTACCGAAATGACTACAGATGCACACAGTGGTAGTTATGCAGCAAAACTGGAATCAAAAGATGGTCAGTCTGCCGACTTATCAGGTGTAATTTGCACCGGCCCTATTTTAAACGCAAGCGGACAGCCTGATTTTTCGCACATGAAAATTGCTTTTAACAAACGTCCTTCGGCACTTCGTTTCTTTTACAAAACCACATTCAATCTTCCTGACACTGCAGTATTGGGTTACTTTTTAACCAAGTGGAATGCTACTACTCAACAAACTGATACCATAGGAATGGCGCAGGCCGAATTATTCGGAACCTTTAGCACCTACCAACAAGCAGTAATCAATTTTGAATATTTTTCCAATGCAACACCGGATTCTGCTTTTTTCATTGCTTCATCAAGCATAGATGGATTTAACCCAACCGTTGGTTCTACGCTTTACTTAGACGATATGGATTTGTTGTATTATGCTGCAGGAGTGAATGAAACGACTGCAAACTTAAACCGCTTAACCGTTTGGCCTAACCCAACCAACGCTACTATTCATGTAAGTGCTGGTGAAAAAATACTAAACGTTAGCATTTTTGATATGGAGGGTAAGTTAGTTTACGAGGCTAAGCATAACGATACACAATACCAGGCTGATTTAAGCAACTTAAAAGAAGGCTTGTATATTTTACAAACCGAACATGCATCAAGCATTAACCGTACAAAAATTTTAGTTAAGTAA